GTCCAATAAATCCTCCTGTTCCTCCACAGTCATACCTTTTGCCTGAGGTGGTTTCCCATTGACAAGCTCTCCGACGTACCGGTTTACTTTTTTGGTCATATCGTTATCGGCCACCGTATTCTGTCGTATATTTTCTGGTCTGAGCGAAGcgctcttctctttttcagaGGGTTCTGGTTTTACGTTCGAGACAGCTATTTGAATCAGTTGCCTTTTCTTGTTAGGAAAATCTCCGTTCCTGTTTCCATTGTTGTCGATGGTGTTAGATCTCGAAACCTCGCTAATCTCATCTGACGGTCTGAACAGGTTCCCCTCATCAAAATCAGGAGGATCAAACTTGACTTTGTCGATTTTGGCCAAAAAGTCCTTGTCGTACAAACAGTTGCCCAGCGCATTACCAAACCCTCTTAGTGACCTCTTGAGTGCATCTGTGACGGCCGATTTCTTGGCCCTCTCAAAGGCAGCAGCTTTTCTCCTCTCGTTTTCTACCGTACCATACCCTATATCCTCCCTATAGGTTCCGTTAGCCAACGTAACCCTAACTATGGCAGTGCAACCTACGCAGAATTTGCCCTGTCTCTCATCTAGAAAATCTATGATGACATTCTTTACTTCGGTCGACCACCCGTTATAGCCAAAGATCTGGTTAGCAAGATTAATAGCTCTCCAACCTTCAATATATGCCACCCTGCTGGTCCCAAAACCTACTCTCTTGGAGATATACTCTGGGCCTAGCTTTTTATCCAACTTAGCCTGAATATCATCCGAAGAGTGCTGAAAGCACTTCTTATCCTCCATGTTCTGAAAGCTGGATAACTAAatagaagaaagaagaaaggaGATAAAGtaacaacaaagaaaaactTCACCCTAGATCCTACAGACGTATTCCCTTATCAGGTCGAACCTCCAGCCCGCAATCTCGACCTGCTTCCCTAACAAAGCCAGCTTTTGCCATCTcgtttctgttcaaaagaTGCAgttatattttttctcCATATCACGTGCACTCCAAGaatcaaagaagaagaaaaatgaaTAAAAAGATCAAAGTGAGAGATCCTTCACAGTGTTTGCGGTTCCATGTTGGAGCTGTGTTCGGTTGTCTGGATTGCTAACGGTGAATTGTGCTGTGGTAGGAGCAAGTGacagttgttgtttgtttaCCGGATGGAGTCGCATAGTGTTGTTAACGCACGGTTCAGCTACCATGCCATCTTCAGCGATATCTGTAAGACTAGGTTTAACCATCTAGTGAGGCGGTTGTTTTTGACGACCACGGTATTGCAAGCTGTTGCCGTGCAGCTGCTGACAAACGCGTTTGCGTCGCCGTTGGAGAGTGCGTTGCTTGTTGTGCCCAAGATGCTTGCGCTATATGTGGCTGCTCTGCTGATTATAATAACGAGGAAGAACTATCTACATGTGAGATCTCTTGGTTACTCTACCGTTTCGACGCAAGCTTTGGGCCAGATATTTTTGTTCCGGTTTACCGTGTATCAGCTGATATTTTCTGTCAGCAGTTTTGCAACCGCATTGGCCATTGGGGACTGTCTCGGGCTCTCGTCAGGCTCGCCTGTTGCGTACAATGGGTCATTGTATGGACAATTCTACAGACTGTACGTCTGGTTGTTGATCCCAACAATTTACAATCTGCAACATAACTTGTTTGATTTGGATAAATTGAGCTTTAATTTCGTGAGACAGTTTCAACCGCCTCAGACGTACATAGCGTCCAATCTAACAAAGATGGTTTTCAAGTCTCTATTTCTGTCTGGCCTTTTAACTGTGCTATCTCCGTTTGCGTTTGCCCTTTTGGCACCCGTTTGGTACACTGGTATTTTGTCAGCACTCAAATTGGCCGTTTTGTCATTCCTGGTCATCTTGCATTTCGAGTTTGTCAATATATCATTTGACGCACATTTGTCCAT
The genomic region above belongs to Huiozyma naganishii CBS 8797 chromosome 2, complete genome and contains:
- the RAD52 gene encoding recombinase RAD52 (similar to Saccharomyces cerevisiae RAD52 (YML032C); ancestral locus Anc_5.575), which produces MEDKKCFQHSSDDIQAKLDKKLGPEYISKRVGFGTSRVAYIEGWRAINLANQIFGYNGWSTEVKNVIIDFLDERQGKFCVGCTAIVRVTLANGTYREDIGYGTVENERRKAAAFERAKKSAVTDALKRSLRGFGNALGNCLYDKDFLAKIDKVKFDPPDFDEGNLFRPSDEISEVSRSNTIDNNGNRNGDFPNKKRQLIQIAVSNVKPEPSEKEKSASLRPENIRQNTVADNDMTKKVNRYVGELVNGKPPQAKGMTVEEQEDLLDDSMMFSDDFPDDDLSQGSRHKGSDKAIEPSNDPVTFVTAKAASSLQKKNSEIPQENYFDPNYQAQSIKHTIDQTSSKPVPANVTKNENSNFNRDKAYEKFAAKGKAVPAFENMTTTEGGATAKTNYVPHKPATPLPQTGPPPNNNRFAPPSTVVHSNAHMAIPITTQPRTVRREVGRPKINPMALPKRNP